A single region of the Acidimicrobiales bacterium genome encodes:
- a CDS encoding anthranilate synthase codes for MRRSADSESFAIFPGIVATDLLDTTDDPSALDSEGFWAVVKTFEGDALFARFAMVKTREAVPSADYVTSRVCHPLYEWRSSLSREGFEAGVRSIRDAIARGDVYQVNLTRVLSRIRDPSGVPPAPSLLWETALRIAREHPAPHAATVVVPSKGIRVLSASPESFLSREGRTVRSSPIKGTASSEEGLTDKDRAENVMIVDLVRNDLGRVCEWGSVRVESLCRVERHPGLVHLVSTVAGLLRRDVGWGDLLDATFPPGSVTGAPKIAALEMIRELEPTPRGVYCGSVGWVDADRRRAELNVAIRTFWFEEGEVFFGTGGGITWYSDPASEWEETELKARRLLELMTPEPVAGRT; via the coding sequence GTGCGCCGCAGCGCGGACAGCGAGTCGTTCGCCATCTTCCCCGGCATCGTCGCCACCGACCTTCTGGACACGACCGACGACCCGTCTGCGCTGGACTCCGAAGGCTTCTGGGCCGTGGTGAAGACTTTCGAGGGAGACGCCCTCTTCGCCCGCTTCGCCATGGTGAAGACGCGAGAGGCTGTGCCGTCTGCGGACTACGTCACGAGTCGGGTATGTCACCCGCTTTACGAGTGGCGGTCGAGCCTGTCTCGCGAGGGGTTCGAGGCCGGGGTACGTTCCATCCGCGATGCGATTGCACGCGGTGACGTGTATCAAGTGAACCTGACCCGTGTCCTCTCGCGCATCCGGGACCCCTCGGGTGTGCCACCGGCACCGTCGCTCCTGTGGGAGACGGCGCTTCGGATAGCACGCGAGCACCCAGCCCCGCACGCCGCCACCGTCGTCGTGCCGTCCAAGGGAATACGCGTACTGTCCGCGTCACCGGAGAGCTTCCTCTCGCGCGAGGGACGGACCGTGCGCTCCTCACCGATCAAGGGAACGGCCTCGTCCGAAGAGGGGCTCACAGACAAGGACCGGGCGGAGAACGTCATGATCGTCGACTTGGTACGTAACGACCTCGGCAGAGTATGTGAGTGGGGCTCGGTGCGGGTTGAGTCGCTGTGCCGTGTGGAGAGACACCCGGGTCTCGTGCACCTGGTGTCCACCGTGGCCGGCCTTCTTCGCCGAGACGTCGGATGGGGTGACCTGCTCGATGCGACCTTCCCCCCTGGGTCGGTGACGGGAGCACCGAAGATCGCCGCGTTGGAGATGATCCGAGAGCTCGAGCCCACCCCCCGCGGCGTCTACTGCGGTTCGGTCGGATGGGTGGACGCGGACCGCCGCAGGGCCGAGTTGAACGTGGCGATCCGGACGTTCTGGTTCGAAGAGGGCGAGGTCTTCTTCGGGACCGGAGGCGGGATCACTTGGTATTCCGACCCTGCGAGCGAGTGGGAAGAGACGGAGCTCAAGGCGCGCAGGCTGCTGGAGCTGATGACGCCGGAGCCGGTGGCCGGTAGGACCTGA
- a CDS encoding 4-amino-4-deoxychorismate lyase: protein MEDSVVTWIDGSLVRGEDASVSALDHGLTVGDGVFETLAVLHGKPFAARRHLLRLRRSAGGLDLEVPYSDEELRRAMAEVLEANPSAGRLRITVTAGPGPLGSPRGDRAATVIVAAGPATDRPGPARVVTVPWRRNEHGALVGLKTTSYAENVLALRHAERHGADEALFANTAGNLCEGSGSNVFVVLDGTLLTPPLSSGCLPGITRELLLEEMGDRVEERDVPMSELTRVEEAFLTSSTRMVQPIETIDGRPLPSCPGPLTTAAREALQRVIRRSLDP, encoded by the coding sequence GTGGAAGATTCGGTGGTGACGTGGATCGACGGCAGCTTGGTGAGAGGCGAGGATGCCAGCGTCTCGGCGTTGGACCACGGCTTGACCGTCGGAGACGGCGTCTTCGAGACGCTCGCCGTGTTACACGGCAAGCCTTTCGCCGCTCGGCGCCACCTGCTGCGCCTCAGACGCTCGGCCGGAGGTCTCGATCTCGAGGTGCCCTACTCCGACGAGGAGTTGCGTCGGGCCATGGCGGAGGTGCTCGAGGCGAACCCTTCTGCCGGCAGGCTGCGCATAACGGTGACCGCCGGACCCGGTCCTCTCGGTTCGCCTCGCGGCGACCGTGCCGCGACCGTCATCGTCGCGGCGGGCCCTGCCACCGATCGTCCCGGCCCCGCACGCGTCGTGACGGTGCCTTGGCGCCGCAACGAGCACGGAGCGCTGGTGGGTCTGAAGACGACGTCGTACGCGGAGAACGTGCTGGCTCTTCGCCACGCCGAGCGTCACGGCGCGGACGAGGCGCTCTTCGCCAACACGGCCGGGAACCTCTGCGAGGGAAGCGGATCCAACGTGTTCGTCGTGCTGGACGGGACGCTGTTGACACCTCCTCTCTCGTCGGGCTGTCTGCCGGGCATCACCCGGGAGCTGCTGCTCGAGGAAATGGGGGACCGGGTCGAAGAACGTGACGTGCCGATGAGTGAACTGACGAGAGTCGAGGAAGCCTTCCTCACCTCATCGACGCGCATGGTCCAGCCGATCGAGACCATCGACGGGCGGCCTCTCCCGTCCTGCCCGGGTCCTCTCACCACGGCGGCACGAGAGGCCCTGCAGCGGGTGATCCGGCGCAGTCTCGACCCCTGA
- a CDS encoding biotin--[acetyl-CoA-carboxylase] ligase produces the protein MGHLGARRIPVPGTRFEIRWVSETGSTNDDLLVEAERGAPEGLALAADVQTAGRGRLGRRWESPRGASLLISVLLRPGVHVSHGFALVAASALAMRGAVREVCEVEVDVKWPNDLVVRASRGGGWRKLGGILAESVTADERLDALVVGTGVNCNWQGFVPDELADVAISLDALCGGEVDRELLAVTYLTELERLLIRAAQTDLGEVTKSWKEASVTIGRDVVVDLGAGRSIRGVAEDVDDLGRLRVRSDDGVLHEVAVGDVVHLR, from the coding sequence ATGGGGCACCTCGGTGCCAGACGGATACCCGTGCCGGGCACACGATTCGAGATCCGCTGGGTCTCCGAGACCGGTTCGACCAACGACGATCTCCTTGTCGAAGCCGAGCGCGGGGCACCCGAGGGACTGGCGCTGGCCGCGGACGTCCAGACCGCGGGGCGGGGCCGCCTGGGTAGGCGATGGGAGTCACCGCGGGGTGCGTCGCTTCTGATCTCCGTGCTCTTGCGTCCCGGAGTTCACGTCTCCCACGGGTTCGCGCTGGTCGCAGCGTCGGCCCTGGCCATGAGAGGCGCGGTGCGCGAGGTCTGCGAGGTGGAAGTCGACGTCAAGTGGCCGAACGACCTGGTCGTACGAGCGAGTCGGGGTGGTGGCTGGCGAAAGTTGGGCGGGATCTTGGCCGAGTCGGTCACCGCGGACGAACGCCTCGATGCGCTCGTAGTGGGGACCGGTGTCAACTGCAACTGGCAGGGATTCGTACCCGACGAACTTGCCGACGTGGCGATCTCGCTGGATGCACTCTGCGGTGGGGAAGTGGACCGGGAGCTGCTCGCCGTCACGTATCTCACCGAGCTCGAGCGACTGCTCATACGCGCCGCGCAGACCGACCTCGGGGAGGTGACGAAAAGCTGGAAGGAAGCTTCGGTGACGATCGGCAGAGACGTGGTCGTGGATCTGGGCGCAGGGCGATCGATCCGGGGGGTGGCAGAGGACGTGGACGATCTGGGACGACTCAGAGTCCGCTCCGACGACGGTGTGCTGCACGAAGTGGCGGTCGGCGACGTCGTGCATCTGCGGTGA
- a CDS encoding acetyl-CoA carboxylase biotin carboxylase subunit — MPKKVLIANRGEIAVRVIRACRELGITTVAVYSDLDRDALHVRLADEAYAIGGVTAAESYLNTERILDVLRRSGADAVHPGYGFFSENADFARAVLSVGGVRWIGPPPEAIEVMGDKISSRRAAEAAGVPGVPGTVEPLAGADDVIRFAAEHGWPVAVKAAYGGGGKGMKVVHEGDDVEAAVESARRESLAYFGRDELYMERYLTWPRHVEMQVIADEHGNCVWVSERDCSVQRRHQKLVEESPAPGLPDDVRERMGEAAVRVARACGYVNAGTVEFLYQDGEFWFLEMNTRLQVEHPVTEMITGIDLVAEQIRVADGQPLSFSQGDIERRGHAIECRINAEDPAEGQFLPSPGRITRMRVPDGFGVRWDGGYEAGDEIPQHYDNLIGKLICWGRDREAARRRMLRALQEMQIEGVATVIPAHSAILAHPDFAEAKHSTKWLAEKLDLTGVRSAAAASLTEGDEKVPVDLDVEVNGRRFNVRVWSDDTVLSASGGGQPARKPRPRTRQIRASSTGSSDGGAVTVPMQGTIVKVLVSEGDSVEAGDTVCVLEAMKMENNVTAPRAGRVKQLRVSPGDSVSSGDVVAVIE, encoded by the coding sequence GTGCCAAAAAAGGTTCTCATCGCCAACCGAGGCGAGATCGCAGTCAGAGTGATACGGGCATGCCGAGAGCTCGGCATAACTACGGTCGCCGTCTACTCGGACCTGGATCGCGACGCTCTCCACGTACGACTGGCCGACGAGGCCTACGCGATCGGCGGTGTCACGGCAGCCGAGAGCTACCTGAACACCGAGCGGATTCTCGACGTCCTCAGGCGTAGCGGCGCCGACGCGGTGCACCCGGGGTACGGCTTCTTCTCGGAGAACGCGGACTTCGCCCGTGCGGTTCTCTCGGTCGGAGGCGTCCGGTGGATCGGCCCGCCGCCCGAGGCCATCGAGGTGATGGGCGACAAGATCTCGTCTAGGCGCGCGGCGGAAGCGGCGGGCGTCCCCGGTGTGCCCGGAACGGTCGAACCTCTCGCCGGTGCAGATGACGTGATCCGGTTCGCCGCCGAGCACGGGTGGCCCGTCGCCGTCAAGGCCGCCTACGGAGGCGGCGGCAAGGGAATGAAGGTCGTCCACGAGGGTGACGACGTGGAGGCAGCCGTAGAGTCTGCCCGACGAGAGTCGCTGGCGTACTTCGGCCGGGACGAGCTGTACATGGAGCGCTATCTCACCTGGCCTCGGCACGTCGAGATGCAGGTGATAGCAGACGAGCACGGCAACTGCGTCTGGGTGAGCGAGCGCGACTGCTCCGTTCAGCGGAGGCATCAGAAGCTGGTGGAGGAGTCTCCCGCTCCCGGGCTTCCCGACGACGTGCGCGAGCGGATGGGCGAAGCCGCCGTGAGGGTGGCCCGGGCATGTGGCTATGTGAACGCCGGCACGGTCGAGTTCCTCTACCAGGACGGCGAGTTCTGGTTCCTGGAGATGAACACCCGGCTGCAGGTCGAGCATCCGGTGACCGAGATGATCACGGGGATCGACCTGGTCGCCGAGCAGATCCGGGTAGCCGACGGCCAGCCTCTCTCCTTCTCGCAAGGGGACATCGAGAGACGAGGTCACGCCATCGAGTGCCGCATCAACGCGGAGGACCCTGCCGAAGGCCAGTTCCTCCCGTCACCCGGTCGCATCACCCGCATGAGGGTTCCCGACGGTTTCGGCGTGCGATGGGACGGCGGCTACGAGGCCGGAGACGAGATCCCCCAGCACTACGACAACCTCATCGGCAAGCTCATCTGTTGGGGGCGTGACCGTGAGGCGGCTCGAAGGCGGATGCTCAGGGCTCTCCAAGAGATGCAGATCGAGGGAGTCGCCACCGTCATACCGGCCCACTCGGCGATCCTCGCCCACCCCGACTTCGCCGAGGCGAAGCACTCGACCAAATGGTTGGCAGAGAAACTCGATCTCACCGGAGTACGTTCTGCTGCAGCCGCGTCCCTCACGGAGGGGGACGAGAAGGTTCCCGTAGACCTCGACGTCGAGGTGAACGGACGCCGGTTCAACGTCCGAGTGTGGAGTGACGACACCGTCCTCTCGGCTTCTGGCGGTGGTCAACCGGCAAGGAAGCCGCGTCCCCGTACGAGGCAGATCCGGGCCTCGAGCACGGGAAGCTCCGACGGCGGGGCCGTGACCGTCCCGATGCAGGGCACGATCGTGAAGGTGCTCGTGTCCGAAGGGGACTCCGTGGAAGCCGGGGACACGGTCTGCGTCCTCGAAGCCATGAAGATGGAGAACAACGTCACCGCACCCCGTGCAGGGAGGGTGAAGCAGCTGCGCGTCTCTCCCGGCGACTCGGTATCCAGCGGCGACGTGGTGGCCGTCATCGAGTGA